The following is a genomic window from Acetobacteroides hydrogenigenes.
CTTAATGGCAGATTTCTGCGCTTAATGAGGATTTTGCATGCCTTAACGAAACATTTCCGAAGCTTAACGGAATCTTTCCGAAATTTAGTGGAATCTTTCGAAAGTATTTAGCATACATTAAGCTTCGCATACTTTCTTTTAAAGGGAGAAAACCTTCTACTAAGCCAATTTAGCCTACCGTAAGGCGGTGACAATCGTACTTTTAGTTTGGAATTCTTTGTTTAAAAGCCTAAAACCTCCCGTAGGATGGTACCAACCTTACCTTAAACGCTGTTGATAAAGAATAGAGAGCTGCGGCTAGGGCTAGAACTTACCATTTTTCAGCGAAATGCCATGCACTTGCTCCCGACATCAGCGGGTAGGCTTTCCCTAAGCTTTTTCTCCTGCAAGAAAGGCGACCAGATGCCTTCTTAAAGGGCAATGCTATTTACTTAAGGCATATCGCCCTTCCTCGGAGTGTTATCCCGTGCTTGTTATGCAATTTAATGGCTGTTCGAAGGCAGGGCGTTCGTTTTTAGGTAATGGTACCACTCTTTATCGAAGGTTGTCCCCCGCTGGCAGGGCTTAGGTAGTGGATTTAGGGTAGCGTAGAGTTGACTAAAACATCATATTTCTCCATAAACTCACATTTTACAGCCCCTACCTCTGTAAGCAATGTCGTTAAGTAAAGGAAAGACGTTCCCTGGAAGTGTCATCCCATGCTTGTCACGGAATCTTTAGATCGACGTAGTCAAACTATAGTTCGGCGTAGCCAATCTAATGAGCAGACCAAAGGTTGGAAATCCCGAGAAGTTGGGGCCTTTTTAAATCCATTGAATTCTCGATTAGATTCCGGGACAAGACCGGAATGATAGCGCTGATTGAGCTCTATGCTTAGCTTAGCAATATTGCCACCCGCCTGCGGGGGATATGCCTTGTGCTACGGCATACTAACTTCTTAATATCGGCCTCTTTGATGAAAGAAGGATTCTTAAAAGCGACATTCCTGTATCCGAAGGGCGCGTTCTTAGGATCAATCGGATTTAGCCTTCGATTGGCGACCCGAACTAAGGGCTCCGGGACAAGCCAGGAATGACAGCGCCGATAAAGCAACATGCTTAAGCTAATGGCATAGCCCTAAAAGGAGTGCAAGCCCAATAAGAAGCCCTACAATCAGATTAGCCCCAATAGGCCAGCCGCAGCCACTTCCTATTCGATTTTGCCCCACTCTACATTAAAAATTAAACGGATGGGTGAGCACAAAAGGATTCTACAAAGAATTGGAATTGAAATTATGACCTCAAAAAAATAAAGCAGCCCAAAGCCGAAAAGCATCGATGTCGTTATAAAATATTAGCCAACAGCCAAATGTAAAGTCTCACCAATGAAAAGACAAAAATCATTTATCGAAAAACAGTAAATATTTCTTGAAAAACAAAAATATTGTAATATGTTTGCATATCGAATTTCGATAAATAAGTATCGTTTATGGATAAGAAGCTGCTGATACGGGTACGTCTGCTAAATGTGGTAATCGCACTACTGCTTATCGTCTCCCTATCTACCGACTTCGTTAGCGGATTTAAGGAGGGGGTACGTTCGGCAAAGCTTGGCAAGCAAAAAAACGCTTCGACGGAGCTCTACTTTGTGTCGCTACGCCCCTTGGAAAGCAGAAGCGAGCTTAAGGTGGCAACCACCAACGGCTCGGAAGCGCTAGCCACCATCAACGAGGCAACGGTTATTCTGCACAACAGCCAAAAGCCCATCGGGAAGCTTGTATCCGATACAACAATGGCGGTGCTTACATTAGGTATAATTGGTTGGCTTATTATCCTTATTTGGAAGATAACAGCGTCGCTGGGTCGGGGCAACGTGCTTACGCGCCGCAACCTAATCCGCGTTAGGGCAATCGGAATCCTGCTAATCGTTAAGGAAGCCGTATTTATCGGCTCGCAGTACGTCGATCTGCACTACATAAAGTCGGTGGCACAGGTAAAAGGCTACGAGATGGTGGTCGACCTCTCGTGCACCCAAATCGTGGTAGGGCTAATGCTGCTGGTGTTTGCCGAAATACTGGTGGTGGCCAACCGCATTAAAGAAGAACAAGAATTAACCATCTGATATGCCAATAGTAGTAAATCTCGATGTAATGATGGCGAAGCGTAAGGTTTCGCTGGGCGAGCTGGCCGATAGGGTGGGAATTACTCAGGCAAATCTCTCCATCCTTAAAACGGGCAAGGCCAAGGCCATCCGCTTTAGCACCTTGGAGATGCTATGCAAGGAGCTCGACTGCCAGCCGGGCGACCTGCTGGAGTATCAACCGGAATAGTTTTCTTCACAATTAATATTCACTAACATGCTTTTTATGAAAAAGAACATTTTCTTGCTTCTGATGGTAGCGCTGCTAAGCCTACCAGCGCTGGCACAGCAAATGCCACCGCTACCTACCGACCCCAAGGTACGCGTAGGGAAGCTAGATAACGGCCTAACCTACTACATCCGCCACAACGCAGAGCCAAAGGGACAGGCAGACTTCTACATTGCCCAAAAGGTGGGCTCCATACTCGAAGAGGAGAACCAACGCGGGTTGGCGCACTTCCTAGAGCACATGGCCTTTAACGGCTCAAAGAATTTCCCAGGGAAAAAGATGATTAACTACCTGGAAACAATCGGCGTTAAGTTCGGCGCAAACTTAAATGCAGGTACCGGATTCGACCAAACCGTTTACAATATTGCCAATGCACCTGTAACACGCGAAGGCGTTGTTGACAGCTGCCTACTTATCCTTCACGATTGGTCGAGCTTCATTTCGCTAGAGGATAAGGAAATCGACAACGAGCGTGGCGTTATCCACGAGGAGTGGAGAACCCGCACCAACGCTCAAATGCGCATTTTCGACCAGATGCTTCCTACCCTATTCGAAGGAAGCCAGTATGCCAATAGAATGCCAATTGGCACCATGGAGGTTATTGACAACTTTAAGTATCAGGAGCTAAAGGACTACTACCACAAGTGGTACCGTCCCGACCTTCAAGGCCTTGTTATTGTTGGTGACATCGACGTAGATAAGGTAGAGGCTAAGATTAAGGCTATGTTTGCCGATATCGCAAAGCCGGTAAACCCTGCCGAGCGCACCCAATTCTTGGTTAAGGATAACGACTCTCCTATTGTGAGCATTGCAACCGACCCAGAAGCTACCAATACCCAGATCATGCTCTTCTTTAAGCGCGACCAAATGCCTAAGGAGCTTCGCCCAACGGCAGCAAATCTGGTTAACTACTACCTATGCCAAGTATCACAAAAGATGCTGAACGACCGCTTTGGGGAGATTGCCCAAAAGCCAAATTCTCCATTTGTTTATGCACAGGGAGATAACGGAAATTTCTTTATTGCAAATACAAAAGATGCGTTCACCATCTACGGAGCTAGCTCGGAGGGCAAAGCAATGAATGCGCTAACGGCAATAGCTACCGAATCGGAACGCGTACGCAAATTTGGCTTCACCGCAAGCGAGTACGAAAGAGCAAAGAGCGATTTCCTTCGCCAAGTAGAGAACCAGTTTAAGGATCGCGAAAAGCAAAAGAATGGCTACTACGTAAACCAGTACTTGGAGAACTTCCTTAACGATACCCCAATTGCCGGAATCGAAACCGAATACCAAATATTCCAACAAGTAGCAAAAATGCTTCCTGTAGAGCAGGTTAACAAGTTTGCTGCCGAGATGATTGGAGAAAAGAACGTTGCAATTGCAATTAGCGGTCCTAAAAAGGATGGCTTAACCTATCCAACTACCGATGAGGTAATCGCAGCATTCAACAAAGCTCGTTCAGAAAACATCACCGCTTACGTAGACAAGGTTTCAAACGAACCGCTTATCAAAGAGCTTCCAAAAGCCGGAAAGGTAGTTAAGGAAGAGAAGGGCAGCAAGTTTGGCGAAACCATTTGGACCCTTTCGAACGGGGCTAAGGTGTTGGTAAAGAAGACCGACTTTAAGGAGGATGAGATTATCTTCACCGCAACCTCTAAGGGAGGATCATCGCTGGTTGACGACAATGATGCAATCAACATTAAAGCGCTTAACGAGGTTATCTCGGTAGGTGGCGTTGGTAACTTTAGCGCTACCGATCTTCCAAAAATACTTGCCGGCAAGAAAGCAAGCGTAGAGGCTTCGGTTGGCAACGATAGCGAAAGCCTAAACGGCCAATGCTCGCCAAAAGATATAGAATCGATGATGCAGCTTACCTACCTAACCGTTGCAGCACCACGCGTAGATAACGAAGCATTCCAATCGTATATCGAACGTGCAAAGGCAATGCTAGCAAATAGGGAAGCGCACCCAATGACCGCTTTCAGCGACTCGCTAACCTCTGCAATGTACGGAAATCACCCTCGTGCACAGCGCCTAACCGCTGCCATGATGGACAAGGTTAACTATGCGCGTATCATGGAGATCTACAAGCAACGCTTTGCCAACATGGGCGACTTCACCTTTACCTTCGTAGGTAATGTAGACATGAACACCCTTAAGCCAATGGTTGAGCAGTACATCGCATCGCTACCGGGCAATCCTAAGAAGGAGAACTTCCGCGACGTGAAGATGTATACCCGCAAGGGAGAGTACAAGAACCAATTCGAAAAGGAGATGAAAACTCCTAAAGCTACGGTCTTCACCATGTATACCGGCAAGCTCGACTACACTATCGAGAATAGAATTAAGATGAGCATGCTCGACCAGATTATGGATATTGTTTACACCAAAACAATCCGCGAGGATGAGGGTGGAACCTACGGCGTTGACGTAAGAGGAAGCGTTGATAACTATCCATACGGATCTTTCTCGCTATATGTTATGTTCGATACCGATCCTAAGCAAATCGACAAGCTGCTTGCCAAGGTTAAGCAAGGATTAGACGAAATCGTTAAGAGCGGTCCAGCCGAGGAAAGCCTTAATAAGGTTAAGGAGTACATGCTAAAGAACTACGGCGAAGCTCAACGCAGCAACAGCCACTGGTTAAACGCAATTGACGCATACTATACCTGGGGAATCGACCGCCAAAACGGTTTCGATGCCAAGATTAAGGCCATTACTGTAAATGACATCAAGGAATTCACCGCAAAGCTTCTTGCTCAGAAGAACGAAGTTGATGTGATTATGAAGGGCGTTGAGAAAAAGTAGAAAGAAAATCCATATATTTTTATAAAACTATACAAAGTTTATTAGGGCAGACCCTGGCGGTAGAAATACCGTCAGGGTTTTTTACGTTTAGGATACCGCTTCCTCCCAAAAGCAATGCACTGCTCAAAAAAATAACAAAAGCAAGGCTTTGAGTAAAAAAAACAATATATTTACCCTATCGCATTTTGGTAAAACTATAGCTTCTTATGGATAAAAATCTGCTCATACGGGTACGGGTTCTTAACGTGATTATTGCGCTG
Proteins encoded in this region:
- a CDS encoding helix-turn-helix domain-containing protein, translating into MPIVVNLDVMMAKRKVSLGELADRVGITQANLSILKTGKAKAIRFSTLEMLCKELDCQPGDLLEYQPE
- a CDS encoding M16 family metallopeptidase, translated to MKKNIFLLLMVALLSLPALAQQMPPLPTDPKVRVGKLDNGLTYYIRHNAEPKGQADFYIAQKVGSILEEENQRGLAHFLEHMAFNGSKNFPGKKMINYLETIGVKFGANLNAGTGFDQTVYNIANAPVTREGVVDSCLLILHDWSSFISLEDKEIDNERGVIHEEWRTRTNAQMRIFDQMLPTLFEGSQYANRMPIGTMEVIDNFKYQELKDYYHKWYRPDLQGLVIVGDIDVDKVEAKIKAMFADIAKPVNPAERTQFLVKDNDSPIVSIATDPEATNTQIMLFFKRDQMPKELRPTAANLVNYYLCQVSQKMLNDRFGEIAQKPNSPFVYAQGDNGNFFIANTKDAFTIYGASSEGKAMNALTAIATESERVRKFGFTASEYERAKSDFLRQVENQFKDREKQKNGYYVNQYLENFLNDTPIAGIETEYQIFQQVAKMLPVEQVNKFAAEMIGEKNVAIAISGPKKDGLTYPTTDEVIAAFNKARSENITAYVDKVSNEPLIKELPKAGKVVKEEKGSKFGETIWTLSNGAKVLVKKTDFKEDEIIFTATSKGGSSLVDDNDAINIKALNEVISVGGVGNFSATDLPKILAGKKASVEASVGNDSESLNGQCSPKDIESMMQLTYLTVAAPRVDNEAFQSYIERAKAMLANREAHPMTAFSDSLTSAMYGNHPRAQRLTAAMMDKVNYARIMEIYKQRFANMGDFTFTFVGNVDMNTLKPMVEQYIASLPGNPKKENFRDVKMYTRKGEYKNQFEKEMKTPKATVFTMYTGKLDYTIENRIKMSMLDQIMDIVYTKTIREDEGGTYGVDVRGSVDNYPYGSFSLYVMFDTDPKQIDKLLAKVKQGLDEIVKSGPAEESLNKVKEYMLKNYGEAQRSNSHWLNAIDAYYTWGIDRQNGFDAKIKAITVNDIKEFTAKLLAQKNEVDVIMKGVEKK
- a CDS encoding DUF2975 domain-containing protein codes for the protein MDKKLLIRVRLLNVVIALLLIVSLSTDFVSGFKEGVRSAKLGKQKNASTELYFVSLRPLESRSELKVATTNGSEALATINEATVILHNSQKPIGKLVSDTTMAVLTLGIIGWLIILIWKITASLGRGNVLTRRNLIRVRAIGILLIVKEAVFIGSQYVDLHYIKSVAQVKGYEMVVDLSCTQIVVGLMLLVFAEILVVANRIKEEQELTI